A part of Streptomyces sp. NBC_01210 genomic DNA contains:
- a CDS encoding ParA family protein, with protein MLLSCAFVNLKPGVGKTTSAIWLAHALHESGMSPLFVDGDPAGSALRWSDLADGFPFPVVALPVGDVHRRVDDFLGDRRAVVFDAPQLEDHARIARSIMRHANEWIIPVTPAPIELDRMAPIRREMDDVESLRVEPARTAVLLNRTNRHEPTRTGPDADAREVLTERGYDVLGTQIPRLDLYAQSFGMQVKVKGSAYMDLAEELMKRQPA; from the coding sequence GTGCTGTTGAGCTGTGCGTTCGTGAATCTCAAGCCGGGAGTCGGCAAAACGACGAGCGCGATCTGGCTGGCCCACGCGCTCCATGAGTCGGGCATGTCTCCCCTCTTCGTCGACGGGGATCCGGCTGGTTCTGCCCTGCGCTGGAGCGATCTGGCCGACGGATTCCCGTTCCCGGTGGTCGCCCTGCCAGTCGGTGATGTGCACCGCCGAGTCGACGACTTCCTCGGTGACCGGCGGGCGGTCGTCTTCGACGCTCCGCAGCTGGAAGACCATGCACGTATCGCTCGCAGCATCATGCGCCACGCGAACGAGTGGATCATCCCCGTGACGCCGGCGCCCATCGAGCTCGACCGGATGGCGCCCATTCGGAGGGAGATGGACGACGTGGAGTCCCTGCGTGTGGAGCCGGCACGCACCGCGGTACTGCTCAACCGCACCAATCGCCATGAGCCCACTCGTACCGGTCCTGATGCCGACGCACGCGAGGTGCTCACCGAGCGCGGCTACGACGTATTGGGGACGCAGATCCCCCGGCTCGACCTGTACGCCCAGTCATTCGGCATGCAAGTCAAGGTGAAAGGTTCGGCCTATATGGACCTCGCGGAGGAACTCATGAAGCGGCAGCCGGCGTGA
- a CDS encoding TetR/AcrR family transcriptional regulator, producing the protein MDLGSSGPARPVGRGRKAQAAVRAATLAELLDRGYAELTVEGVAQRAGVHKTTVYRRWKDRASLVVDALAEHFATDIPTPDTGAVETDLQALARALAQSMTGPVGRAVQTAMYSDAGRLPEIAEARRRLFADRFRRAEPVITRAIERGELPAETDPVELLKTLAAPIYFRLLVSADPIEEGTADQAVRITLAAARAGALTQGSAVAVKATEADAGQA; encoded by the coding sequence ATGGACTTGGGGTCCTCCGGTCCTGCCCGCCCGGTCGGGCGCGGCCGCAAGGCCCAGGCAGCGGTGCGCGCGGCTACCCTGGCCGAGCTGCTGGACCGGGGATATGCCGAGCTGACCGTCGAGGGCGTGGCCCAGCGGGCCGGGGTGCACAAGACGACGGTCTACCGGCGCTGGAAAGATCGCGCGAGCCTGGTCGTGGACGCGCTTGCCGAGCACTTCGCCACCGACATCCCAACCCCGGACACCGGAGCCGTCGAGACCGACCTGCAAGCGCTCGCGCGGGCGCTCGCGCAAAGCATGACAGGCCCGGTGGGCAGGGCGGTGCAGACCGCGATGTACTCCGACGCAGGTCGGCTGCCGGAGATCGCCGAGGCGCGGCGGCGGCTCTTCGCCGACCGGTTCCGGCGTGCCGAGCCCGTGATCACCCGCGCCATCGAGCGAGGCGAACTCCCGGCGGAGACCGATCCGGTCGAGCTGCTCAAAACGCTGGCCGCACCGATCTACTTCCGGTTGCTGGTCAGCGCTGATCCGATCGAGGAGGGCACCGCCGACCAGGCCGTGCGGATCACGCTCGCCGCCGCCCGCGCCGGCGCCCTGACACAGGGCTCCGCCGTAGCCGTCAAGGCGACCGAAGCGGACGCCGGTCAGGCATGA
- a CDS encoding oxidoreductase has translation MPSASRTWTLDSIPDQSGRLVVVTGANSGIGQVTAEALARRGAHVVLACRSPQRGEAALDRLLAQAPGAHAEVRLLDLADLASIRAFADGWDHDRLDLLVNNAGVAMVPFARTVDGFESQFGINHLGTFALTGLMLPHLLASPDPRVVTVSSEGQRFARFDLDNLNAERRYRTVFAYLQSKRANLYFATELQRRADAAGLRLRSMCVAPGLTRTNVLTGGANGNRGRLYGALTRLLVRVAFRPTPEGAKTSLYAATVPDLPGGAYVVPDGPLQLRGEPILRTEERAIRDTNTARRLWELSEKLTGVPFRLSDDAACPAYSRVLDE, from the coding sequence ATGCCCAGCGCTTCCCGTACTTGGACCCTCGACTCCATCCCCGACCAATCCGGCCGCCTGGTAGTGGTGACCGGAGCCAACAGCGGCATCGGCCAGGTCACCGCGGAGGCGCTCGCTCGCCGGGGCGCCCATGTCGTGCTGGCCTGCCGCAGTCCCCAACGGGGGGAGGCCGCCCTGGATCGGCTGCTCGCCCAGGCACCCGGCGCCCATGCCGAGGTACGCCTCCTCGACCTGGCCGATCTTGCCTCCATACGCGCCTTCGCCGACGGCTGGGACCATGACCGGCTCGATCTGCTGGTCAACAACGCCGGGGTGGCGATGGTGCCGTTTGCCCGGACCGTCGATGGCTTCGAGTCGCAGTTCGGGATCAACCACCTGGGCACCTTCGCCCTGACCGGGCTGATGCTGCCTCATCTGCTCGCCTCGCCCGATCCGCGGGTGGTCACCGTCAGCAGCGAGGGCCAGCGGTTCGCCCGCTTCGACCTGGACAACCTCAACGCCGAACGCCGCTATCGCACCGTGTTCGCCTACCTGCAGTCCAAGCGCGCCAATCTCTACTTCGCCACCGAACTGCAACGCCGCGCCGACGCCGCCGGCCTGAGGCTGCGCAGCATGTGCGTCGCCCCCGGCCTCACCCGCACCAACGTTCTCACCGGCGGCGCCAACGGCAACCGCGGTCGACTCTATGGAGCGTTGACCCGGCTGCTGGTCCGCGTCGCCTTCCGCCCAACCCCCGAAGGCGCCAAGACCTCCCTGTACGCCGCGACCGTCCCGGACCTCCCGGGCGGAGCGTATGTCGTGCCCGACGGACCGCTGCAGCTGCGCGGCGAGCCCATCCTGCGCACCGAGGAGCGCGCCATCCGTGACACCAACACCGCCCGCCGACTGTGGGAGCTGTCCGAGAAACTCACCGGCGTTCCCTTCCGGCTATCCGACGATGCCGCATGCCCTGCCTACTCAAGAGTCCTGGATGAGTGA
- the rho gene encoding transcription termination factor Rho encodes MTSTLETPSVQQQLPVQAVGVLDITSNGHGFLRTHGILPSTGDVQVSSAQIRQHGLRKGDAIEGRVGRPRSLAQVELVNGRPPKELRGRPHFGDLTPLHPRQRLHLEHGAGSLTTRLVDLVAPVGKGQRGLIVAPPKTGKTVLLQQLAAAVSANHPECHLMVVLLDERPEEVTDMRRSVRGEVLASTFDRSAKEHIALAELAVERAKRLVEQGQDVVILLDSLTRLCRAHNNAATSGGRTLTGGVDAAAVQGPKRLFGAARLAEEGGSLTILATALVDTGSRADDYFFEELKSTGNMELRLDRALADRRIFPAVAITPSGTRREELLRSPAELAALRGLRRALHSRDGQPALETLLDRIRHTPNNATFLRQIHHTVPAV; translated from the coding sequence GTGACCAGCACTCTCGAAACCCCCTCTGTCCAGCAACAACTACCGGTTCAGGCCGTCGGCGTCCTCGACATCACCAGCAACGGGCATGGCTTCCTCCGCACCCATGGCATTCTGCCGAGCACGGGCGACGTGCAGGTGTCATCCGCCCAGATCCGCCAGCACGGCCTGCGAAAGGGCGATGCCATCGAAGGTCGCGTCGGCCGGCCGCGCTCCCTCGCCCAGGTGGAGCTGGTCAACGGCCGCCCACCGAAGGAGCTCCGCGGCCGTCCGCACTTCGGCGACCTCACCCCGCTCCACCCCAGGCAACGCCTGCATCTCGAACACGGAGCAGGGAGCCTGACAACGCGGCTCGTCGACCTGGTCGCGCCCGTCGGCAAGGGCCAGCGTGGGCTCATTGTCGCGCCGCCCAAGACCGGCAAGACGGTACTTCTGCAGCAACTGGCTGCCGCCGTGTCCGCCAACCATCCTGAATGCCATCTCATGGTGGTGTTGCTCGACGAACGCCCTGAAGAGGTCACCGACATGCGCCGTTCGGTACGAGGTGAGGTACTCGCCTCGACCTTCGACCGCTCTGCCAAGGAACACATCGCCCTTGCAGAACTCGCGGTGGAGCGAGCGAAGCGGCTTGTGGAGCAGGGCCAGGACGTCGTCATTCTGCTGGATTCCCTTACCCGCCTGTGCCGGGCGCACAACAACGCGGCGACCTCGGGCGGCCGAACCCTCACCGGCGGCGTGGACGCCGCAGCCGTACAGGGACCCAAGCGTCTCTTTGGAGCCGCCCGCCTCGCCGAGGAAGGAGGCTCGCTGACCATCCTCGCCACGGCGCTGGTCGACACCGGATCCCGTGCAGACGACTACTTCTTCGAAGAGCTGAAGAGCACGGGCAACATGGAGCTCCGACTGGACCGCGCGCTGGCGGACAGACGGATCTTCCCGGCCGTCGCCATCACCCCCTCCGGCACTCGGCGCGAAGAACTCCTACGTTCTCCTGCGGAGTTGGCAGCGCTGCGTGGACTGCGCCGCGCTCTTCACTCGCGGGACGGGCAGCCGGCCCTGGAAACCCTGCTAGACAGGATCCGGCATACGCCGAACAATGCCACGTTCCTGCGGCAGATCCACCACACAGTTCCCGCGGTCTGA
- a CDS encoding DUF2000 domain-containing protein: MRTEDETEAGAVAWTGAGTGAGTGAGDENAPVRFDTKIAVLLRDDLESWQRLNVTAFLVSGLGTASPEVIGEPYTDADDTAYLPMFRQPVLVFEGTKETLTAAHGRALSRSLPRAVFTSDLFSTGNDRDNRAAVRAVRKDQLDLVGMAVYGPRNAVDKVLKGARMHP; the protein is encoded by the coding sequence ATGAGAACCGAGGATGAGACCGAGGCGGGGGCCGTGGCCTGGACCGGGGCCGGGACTGGGGCCGGGACTGGGGCCGGGGATGAGAACGCGCCTGTGCGCTTCGACACCAAGATCGCCGTCCTGCTGCGCGACGACCTTGAGTCCTGGCAGCGGCTGAATGTGACCGCCTTCCTGGTCAGCGGGCTCGGCACGGCGTCACCCGAGGTGATCGGCGAGCCGTACACGGACGCCGACGACACCGCGTACCTGCCGATGTTCCGCCAGCCGGTGCTGGTCTTCGAGGGGACGAAGGAGACACTGACCGCCGCGCACGGTCGTGCGCTGTCCCGCTCGCTGCCGAGGGCCGTGTTCACGTCGGATCTGTTCAGCACGGGCAACGACCGGGACAACCGGGCGGCCGTACGGGCTGTGCGCAAGGACCAGCTCGATCTGGTGGGGATGGCCGTATACGGACCCCGCAACGCGGTGGACAAGGTCCTCAAGGGCGCGCGAATGCACCCCTGA
- a CDS encoding helix-turn-helix transcriptional regulator, which yields MLRDSGVHAFSVLYVLCVTTRQEISAWRPPVAGVVEVFHAHFTEHAYPMHVHDAWTLLIVDDGAVRYDLDRYERGTPSDTVSLLPPQVPHNGSPATPQGFRKRVLYLDMTQLDESFIGPAVDGPDLTEPVLRRRVGQLHTALANRGDEFEAESRLALISERLRRHLRPRPALGSAGPDGGIAQSLRDLLDERLLEGIALEEAARLLHAHPTHLVRAFSGAFGIAPHQYMTSRRVDLARRLLLDGQPPGEVATAAGFYDQSHLTRHFKRVVGVPPGRYARTGAASSLRYSAMGSTGLPN from the coding sequence ATGCTTCGAGACTCCGGGGTGCACGCCTTCTCCGTCTTGTACGTTCTTTGCGTGACGACCCGGCAGGAGATCTCCGCTTGGCGCCCGCCGGTCGCGGGTGTCGTTGAGGTCTTCCACGCCCACTTCACCGAGCACGCGTACCCCATGCACGTCCACGACGCCTGGACTTTGCTGATCGTCGACGACGGTGCGGTCCGCTACGACCTGGACCGCTACGAGCGCGGCACCCCGAGCGACACCGTGAGCCTGCTCCCACCGCAGGTCCCGCACAACGGCTCACCTGCCACCCCTCAGGGCTTCCGCAAGCGCGTGCTCTACCTCGACATGACACAGCTGGACGAGAGCTTCATCGGGCCGGCGGTCGACGGCCCGGACCTCACAGAGCCCGTCCTGCGCAGACGCGTCGGACAGCTGCACACAGCCCTCGCGAACCGGGGCGACGAGTTCGAGGCGGAGAGCCGTCTGGCCCTCATCAGTGAGCGACTGCGCCGGCACCTGCGTCCCAGGCCGGCCCTCGGCAGCGCGGGGCCCGACGGCGGCATCGCCCAGAGCCTGCGTGACCTCCTCGACGAACGACTGCTTGAAGGCATCGCCCTGGAAGAGGCCGCGCGCCTGCTCCACGCCCACCCCACCCACCTCGTACGTGCCTTCAGCGGCGCCTTCGGTATCGCCCCGCACCAGTACATGACCTCCCGCCGCGTCGACCTGGCCCGCCGTCTGCTACTCGACGGGCAGCCGCCGGGCGAGGTAGCGACCGCCGCCGGCTTCTACGACCAGTCCCACCTCACCCGGCACTTCAAGCGGGTCGTGGGCGTCCCCCCGGGCCGGTACGCCCGTACCGGAGCCGCCAGCTCCTTGAGGTACAGCGCGATGGGCTCGACCGGTCTCCCGAACTGA
- a CDS encoding serine/threonine-protein kinase: protein MTVTEGQATTQELIAGRYWPQEVVHREEGRTGWHGQDVRFGRPVSLMEARPVQATGARRTAARILRESEAMELTCPGRAATVLDVLEENGAVWTVMDRIEGAPLSDLLWRGPVNYVRAARIGLEILDVLAAAHREGITHGDLSPGQIFVRKDGGTLVAGFGLLGNASAPRVTAPSYASPEQARGEGTEPASDLWALGAILYMMVEGRPPVRDRGPVEATLRAVDLRPIWPPRSAGLLGPAIQGLLRRDPQERLPAPVVRAALTRILREDPEEPKQAAPLPCLRDAYAAVRRTGRVWSRRTVGRPALLGVLALAVVGASVTALALTGGSDEGPSASGPTPSRPAASGTADPNSFYGYEAPEGFSIDLPTGWKPLDRSGSADVSYRVTFGAPGDPRTLAITYSEQLGPDPVAVWRALEPSLKRVFVDYRRLGDIRTADYRGLDAADMEWYSEDTGVRERTLGRGFLIGSGRGFSLRWTTPADNWNDAANRRALGVFLRSFRSSAD, encoded by the coding sequence ATGACCGTGACCGAAGGGCAAGCCACCACACAGGAGTTGATCGCCGGACGCTACTGGCCGCAGGAGGTCGTACACCGTGAGGAAGGCCGCACCGGCTGGCACGGTCAGGACGTCCGGTTCGGACGGCCGGTTTCCTTGATGGAGGCGCGGCCAGTTCAGGCCACCGGCGCACGCCGCACCGCCGCTCGGATTCTGCGCGAGTCCGAAGCCATGGAACTGACCTGCCCCGGCCGGGCGGCCACTGTCTTAGACGTCCTGGAGGAGAACGGCGCCGTGTGGACGGTCATGGATCGGATTGAGGGCGCTCCCCTCAGCGACCTCCTGTGGCGAGGCCCGGTCAACTACGTCCGCGCTGCCCGCATAGGCCTGGAGATCCTCGACGTTCTCGCGGCGGCCCATCGTGAAGGCATCACGCACGGCGATCTCAGCCCCGGGCAAATATTTGTGCGCAAGGACGGCGGAACGCTGGTCGCCGGCTTCGGGCTGCTGGGTAACGCGTCGGCCCCACGCGTTACCGCGCCGTCGTACGCCTCTCCCGAGCAAGCCCGCGGCGAGGGCACGGAACCCGCGTCAGATCTGTGGGCACTTGGGGCAATCTTATACATGATGGTAGAGGGGCGTCCGCCTGTCCGGGACCGTGGACCGGTCGAGGCGACGCTGCGAGCGGTTGACCTGCGGCCCATCTGGCCTCCGCGGAGCGCGGGGTTGCTCGGCCCTGCCATCCAGGGGCTGCTCCGCAGGGACCCGCAGGAGCGCCTGCCCGCGCCGGTGGTCCGCGCGGCGTTGACCCGCATCCTGCGCGAGGATCCCGAGGAACCAAAGCAGGCGGCGCCGCTCCCCTGCCTGCGCGACGCGTACGCTGCCGTCCGGCGGACCGGGCGGGTGTGGAGCAGGCGAACCGTCGGTCGGCCCGCGCTCCTCGGGGTCCTGGCGCTGGCCGTGGTCGGGGCCTCGGTCACCGCCCTCGCCCTGACCGGAGGATCGGACGAGGGCCCCTCCGCGTCGGGCCCCACGCCGTCCCGCCCGGCCGCCAGCGGAACCGCCGACCCTAACTCTTTCTACGGCTACGAGGCTCCGGAGGGGTTCTCCATCGACCTGCCCACCGGGTGGAAGCCGCTCGACCGCAGCGGTTCAGCCGATGTGTCCTACCGCGTCACGTTCGGCGCGCCCGGCGACCCTCGCACGCTGGCGATCACCTACAGCGAGCAGCTCGGACCGGACCCCGTCGCAGTCTGGCGGGCACTGGAGCCGTCCCTGAAGCGGGTGTTCGTCGACTACCGGCGGCTGGGCGACATCCGCACCGCCGACTACCGTGGCCTCGACGCGGCGGACATGGAGTGGTACTCCGAGGACACCGGTGTCCGCGAGCGCACGCTCGGCCGCGGTTTCCTCATCGGCTCCGGCCGTGGCTTCTCCTTGCGCTGGACGACCCCGGCCGACAACTGGAACGACGCCGCTAACCGGCGCGCGCTGGGCGTCTTCCTGCGCTCCTTCCGGAGCTCCGCCGACTGA
- a CDS encoding GntR family transcriptional regulator, producing MSDPAVRVDTTSQVPPYEQIRAQLAALIRTGRLAEGERLPTVRQLAADLGLAPGTVARAYRELEAAELIRTRRGAGTRVAALPSEPHAHDADQLTTLTRDFTSAARALGADTEDILTAVRKALDPGPASSSATADSGAGDPKTSKASAQVTGVRHRLEQQA from the coding sequence ATGAGTGACCCCGCCGTCCGCGTCGACACCACCAGCCAGGTACCGCCGTACGAGCAGATCCGCGCCCAGCTGGCCGCGCTGATCCGCACCGGCCGGCTGGCCGAGGGCGAGCGCCTGCCGACCGTGCGCCAGCTCGCCGCCGACCTCGGTCTGGCGCCGGGCACCGTGGCCCGCGCCTACCGCGAGCTGGAAGCCGCCGAGCTGATCCGCACCCGCCGTGGCGCGGGCACCCGGGTCGCGGCGCTCCCGTCCGAGCCGCACGCGCACGATGCCGACCAACTCACCACTCTGACCCGGGACTTCACCTCCGCCGCCCGAGCACTCGGCGCCGACACCGAGGACATCCTCACCGCCGTCCGCAAGGCCCTGGACCCGGGGCCCGCCTCCTCATCGGCCACCGCCGACAGCGGAGCGGGTGACCCCAAGACGTCCAAGGCGTCGGCGCAAGTCACAGGCGTGAGGCACAGACTTGAGCAGCAGGCGTAA
- a CDS encoding PadR family transcriptional regulator, which translates to MLELAILGFLADGPLHGYQLRRRIAHLSGHSRPVSDGSLYPAINRLVNAGLLDRRTEPGVSAAQRHTLSLTAIGRTELLRRLREPDTLDISDSTRYFTILAFLSQLPDTADQHAVLRRRLEFLEQPASFFHDGDRPLGADDTDDPYRRGMLVIARATSRAERSWLRATLA; encoded by the coding sequence ATGCTCGAACTCGCGATCCTGGGATTCCTGGCCGACGGGCCACTGCACGGATACCAACTGCGCCGCCGGATAGCGCACTTGTCCGGCCACTCCCGACCGGTCAGCGACGGCAGCCTCTATCCGGCGATCAACCGCCTGGTCAACGCCGGGCTGCTGGACCGGCGGACCGAGCCAGGCGTCTCGGCCGCTCAGCGGCACACCCTGAGCCTGACCGCCATCGGCCGCACCGAGCTGCTGCGCCGGCTTCGAGAGCCCGACACACTGGACATCAGCGACAGCACCCGGTACTTCACGATCCTGGCCTTCCTCTCCCAGCTTCCCGACACCGCCGACCAGCACGCGGTGCTGCGCCGACGGCTGGAATTCCTGGAACAGCCTGCGAGCTTCTTCCACGATGGCGACCGCCCACTGGGCGCTGATGACACCGACGACCCGTACCGCCGGGGCATGCTCGTCATCGCCCGCGCCACCAGCCGCGCGGAACGGTCCTGGCTACGGGCGACGCTGGCATGA
- a CDS encoding cysteine hydrolase family protein has product MTYTEEWVTARARDAYEHGRASFKVRPECSALLVIDMQDEFIRPGWSPYWVPAATRMAPRLRRLVEACRAVSVPVIWTIFDDTHLGLDRPHALRYLPHADTVWHRPGPAEVWEEMDLRADEVLIRKPSYGAFYDTPLDTTLRNLGRDTVIVTGTLTNYCCGTTARQAYERGYKVVFGSDVTATDDESRQEPELAVLRKGFALVLTADVITNQLAAGSSSSA; this is encoded by the coding sequence ATGACGTATACCGAGGAATGGGTGACCGCGCGGGCGCGTGATGCCTACGAGCACGGCCGGGCATCGTTCAAGGTGCGGCCCGAGTGCTCGGCGCTGCTGGTCATCGACATGCAGGACGAATTCATCCGGCCCGGTTGGAGCCCCTACTGGGTGCCGGCGGCCACCCGGATGGCGCCAAGGCTGCGCCGGCTGGTCGAGGCATGCAGGGCCGTCTCGGTCCCGGTGATCTGGACCATCTTCGACGACACTCATCTCGGACTGGACCGGCCGCACGCCCTGCGATACCTCCCGCACGCCGACACCGTCTGGCACAGGCCGGGCCCCGCCGAGGTGTGGGAGGAAATGGACCTCCGCGCCGACGAGGTCCTGATCCGAAAACCCTCCTACGGCGCGTTCTACGACACCCCGCTCGACACAACGCTGCGAAACCTCGGCCGCGACACAGTGATCGTCACGGGAACGCTCACCAACTACTGCTGCGGCACCACAGCCCGACAGGCATACGAACGCGGATACAAAGTCGTATTCGGATCCGACGTCACAGCCACCGACGACGAGTCCCGGCAGGAACCGGAACTCGCCGTCCTGCGCAAAGGCTTCGCACTGGTACTCACCGCCGATGTGATCACGAACCAGCTGGCCGCCGGAAGTTCCTCCAGCGCCTAG
- a CDS encoding TetR/AcrR family transcriptional regulator, translating to MSGAQERPLRADAARNRARLLDTATEVFTTRGVSVPTEEIARTAGVGVGTLFRHFPTKEALLEAVMVRRLETMTAQTAQLAAEAEPAEAFFACFRLVVEQSAGKNEFTQALAAAGVDVHASLQEPTKEIQARLADLLAGAQQAGAVRPELGLPEFIALLAGTGRAMEQLGADPVPRERIFEVIFDGLRPR from the coding sequence ATGAGTGGCGCTCAGGAGCGCCCGCTGCGGGCGGACGCGGCCCGCAACCGGGCCAGGCTGCTGGACACCGCCACGGAGGTATTCACCACCCGCGGCGTCAGCGTGCCGACCGAGGAGATCGCACGAACCGCCGGGGTCGGAGTCGGAACGCTCTTTAGGCACTTCCCGACCAAGGAGGCACTGCTGGAGGCAGTGATGGTGCGCAGACTGGAGACAATGACAGCCCAGACCGCGCAGCTGGCTGCCGAGGCCGAGCCCGCCGAGGCCTTCTTCGCCTGCTTCCGGCTGGTGGTGGAACAGTCCGCGGGCAAGAACGAGTTCACCCAGGCTCTCGCTGCGGCCGGGGTGGACGTGCATGCGTCCCTGCAGGAGCCGACCAAGGAGATCCAGGCTCGGCTGGCCGATCTGCTGGCCGGGGCGCAACAGGCGGGGGCGGTCCGCCCAGAGCTGGGCCTGCCGGAGTTCATCGCCCTCCTGGCCGGTACCGGCAGGGCGATGGAACAGCTCGGAGCGGATCCGGTGCCCCGGGAGCGGATCTTCGAGGTCATCTTCGACGGGCTGCGGCCACGCTGA
- a CDS encoding nuclear transport factor 2 family protein — translation MPETLSPREVFQKLIEGISAGRFTELAELYAEDAVVETVFEPVGPRRLEGRAALKERFAQVSASSPVELTPGNVVVRETDDAEVVVAEFDYHVHHRVTGRTFEAANIQVLRVRDGVIVSSRDYHDHLALIVAGGNLPQLVAALEGK, via the coding sequence ATGCCTGAAACGCTGTCACCGCGCGAGGTCTTCCAGAAGCTGATCGAGGGCATCAGCGCGGGACGGTTCACGGAGCTGGCCGAGCTCTATGCCGAGGACGCCGTAGTGGAGACCGTCTTCGAACCGGTCGGTCCGCGCCGGCTCGAGGGGCGGGCCGCACTCAAAGAGCGGTTCGCGCAAGTCTCCGCAAGTTCGCCCGTGGAGCTGACCCCGGGGAACGTCGTCGTCCGGGAAACCGACGACGCGGAGGTGGTCGTCGCCGAGTTCGACTACCACGTGCACCACCGGGTGACCGGGCGGACCTTCGAGGCCGCCAACATCCAGGTGCTGCGGGTCCGCGACGGCGTGATCGTCAGCAGCCGGGACTACCACGACCACCTTGCCCTCATTGTGGCCGGCGGCAACCTGCCTCAGCTGGTGGCGGCACTGGAAGGCAAGTAG